Proteins from a single region of Caloramator sp. E03:
- a CDS encoding class II aldolase/adducin family protein, which produces MMFSEYEVKQMICDIGKRIYMNGFVAANDGNITVKISDNEIITTPTGVSKGFMTPDMLIKVNLNGEIISYSGKYKPSSELKMHLRVYKERPDVKSVVHAHPPYATSFAIAGIPLTKAIMPEAIISLGCVPIAEYGTPSTDEIPDAVSKYLQHYDAVLLENHGALSYGADLLSAYYKMESLEFYAKLTFISTLLGGPKELSPSQVDKLYEIRKKLGVGGRHPGELCKTLGCEYPCNRANTKKEELGLNFDNNEISSELIEQITRKVIEQMKL; this is translated from the coding sequence ATGATGTTTTCTGAATATGAGGTAAAACAGATGATATGTGATATAGGAAAGCGAATATACATGAATGGCTTTGTTGCTGCAAATGATGGTAATATCACAGTTAAAATAAGCGATAACGAGATTATTACAACGCCAACAGGAGTTAGTAAAGGATTTATGACTCCTGATATGCTTATAAAAGTAAATTTAAATGGTGAAATCATTTCTTACTCAGGAAAATATAAGCCATCATCAGAACTTAAGATGCATCTTAGAGTATACAAAGAAAGACCTGATGTAAAATCTGTTGTTCATGCTCATCCGCCCTATGCAACAAGTTTTGCTATAGCAGGGATTCCACTAACAAAAGCAATAATGCCTGAGGCAATAATATCCTTAGGATGTGTCCCAATAGCAGAATATGGAACTCCATCTACTGATGAAATTCCCGATGCAGTTTCAAAATATCTTCAACATTATGATGCGGTTTTACTTGAAAATCATGGAGCTTTATCTTATGGTGCAGATTTACTTTCTGCATATTATAAGATGGAGTCGCTTGAATTTTATGCAAAGCTGACTTTTATATCAACATTACTTGGAGGTCCAAAGGAACTTTCACCATCCCAGGTAGATAAATTATATGAAATAAGAAAAAAACTCGGTGTAGGAGGACGTCATCCAGGAGAACTTTGCAAAACGCTTGGATGTGAATATCCATGTAATAGGGCAAATACAAAAAAAGAAGAATTAGGATTAAACTTTGATAATAATGAAATATCTTCAGAACTCATTGAACAAATTACAAGAAAAGTAATTGAACAAATGAAGTTATAA
- a CDS encoding glycerol dehydratase reactivase beta/small subunit family protein, with protein sequence MDIIKPSIVIFKWKQSLNSYSEIALGIEEEGALYTIYESDENAYEMAYKAALKSKLGIGIGIDDKVACIVLRNMKKGQALFVDNIEDRIKMRILGYNAARYVKGEPFIIKD encoded by the coding sequence ATGGATATAATAAAGCCATCTATTGTTATATTTAAATGGAAGCAAAGCTTAAATTCATATAGTGAAATAGCTTTAGGAATTGAAGAGGAAGGAGCTTTATATACCATTTATGAGTCAGATGAAAATGCTTATGAAATGGCATATAAAGCAGCTTTGAAATCTAAATTAGGTATTGGAATTGGTATTGATGATAAAGTGGCCTGCATCGTTTTAAGAAATATGAAAAAGGGACAAGCTCTTTTTGTAGATAATATAGAAGATAGAATTAAAATGCGAATATTAGGTTATAATGCTGCAAGATATGTAAAAGGAGAGCCTTTTATTATTAAAGATTAA
- a CDS encoding diol dehydratase reactivase subunit alpha codes for MKLIAGVDVGNSTTETCIAGINEDGKFKFLSSAITETTGMKGTVENVKGIIKVLNDALLKINKKINDLDVIRINEAAPVIGDTAMETITETIITDSAMIGHNPSTPGGEGLGVGITIDITELDKADSGNNYIVIVPDSITFDKAAELINSFSEKVNIKGAIIQADEAVLVENRINIKIPIVDEVKHIDKINKGVMCAIEVASLGNTIKMLSNPFGIASIFNLTPEETKFVVPIAKSLIGNRSAVVIRTPSGEVKESIISAGILTIFGQKSVVKVNVDSGADEIMKAVNEAGLIYDVSGEIGTNIGAMINRIKNSMANLTNMDINDIKIKDILAVDTMLPVNASGGIAGETFMEKAVAIASMVKVDRLPMMKIAEKLQNETGVYVKIAGVEAVMASLGALTTPGTKLPIAVLDIGGGSTDAALLDEKGNVTSIHVAGAGELVTMLINSELGLNDRVIAEEIKKNSVAKVESLFHIRVENGQIKFFDEPLNPKLFGRVVVIKGKELIPINKDTTLEKVVQVRRTAKERVFVKNSIRALRALRAIAPEGNLKKIPNVVIVGGSALDFEVPEMILAELAKYKIVAGRGNIRKSEGPRNAVATGLTMSYF; via the coding sequence ATGAAATTAATAGCAGGAGTTGATGTTGGTAATTCAACAACTGAAACATGTATTGCTGGAATTAATGAAGATGGTAAGTTTAAATTTCTTTCAAGTGCTATAACTGAAACAACTGGAATGAAAGGTACTGTTGAAAATGTTAAAGGAATTATAAAAGTTTTAAATGATGCACTATTAAAAATAAATAAAAAAATAAATGATTTAGATGTAATTAGAATAAATGAAGCGGCTCCTGTAATAGGAGATACAGCAATGGAAACAATAACGGAAACTATTATAACAGATTCTGCAATGATAGGACATAATCCATCAACTCCAGGAGGAGAAGGATTAGGAGTAGGAATTACAATAGACATTACAGAGCTTGATAAAGCAGATAGTGGAAATAACTATATAGTAATAGTACCTGATAGCATTACTTTTGATAAGGCAGCAGAATTAATAAATAGTTTTAGCGAAAAAGTTAATATAAAGGGTGCAATAATTCAGGCAGATGAAGCAGTACTTGTTGAAAATAGGATAAATATTAAAATTCCAATAGTTGATGAAGTAAAACATATTGATAAGATTAACAAAGGAGTAATGTGTGCTATCGAGGTTGCTTCATTAGGAAATACTATAAAAATGCTTTCAAATCCATTTGGAATTGCATCAATATTTAATCTAACCCCTGAAGAAACAAAATTTGTAGTTCCAATAGCAAAAAGCCTAATTGGGAACCGTTCAGCAGTGGTTATTAGAACACCTTCTGGCGAGGTTAAAGAAAGCATTATTTCAGCAGGTATATTAACAATATTTGGACAAAAAAGTGTAGTAAAAGTAAATGTTGATTCTGGAGCAGATGAAATAATGAAAGCTGTTAATGAAGCTGGATTGATTTATGATGTATCAGGGGAGATAGGAACCAATATAGGGGCTATGATAAATAGGATTAAAAATTCAATGGCAAACCTTACAAATATGGATATTAATGACATTAAAATTAAAGATATACTTGCTGTTGATACAATGCTTCCTGTAAATGCATCAGGTGGTATAGCAGGAGAAACGTTTATGGAGAAGGCTGTTGCAATAGCTTCTATGGTTAAGGTGGACAGGCTTCCTATGATGAAAATAGCTGAAAAACTTCAAAATGAGACAGGGGTATATGTTAAAATTGCTGGAGTTGAAGCTGTAATGGCATCTTTAGGTGCACTAACTACACCAGGAACAAAACTACCTATTGCAGTACTTGATATTGGTGGTGGTTCAACTGATGCTGCACTACTTGATGAAAAAGGGAATGTAACATCTATTCATGTTGCAGGAGCTGGTGAGCTTGTTACTATGCTCATAAATTCAGAACTTGGATTAAATGACAGAGTTATTGCTGAGGAAATTAAAAAAAATTCTGTAGCAAAAGTTGAAAGTTTGTTCCATATTAGAGTTGAAAATGGGCAGATAAAATTTTTTGATGAACCACTAAATCCTAAATTGTTTGGAAGAGTTGTTGTTATAAAAGGCAAAGAACTAATTCCAATAAATAAGGATACAACTCTTGAAAAAGTTGTACAGGTTAGGAGAACAGCAAAAGAAAGAGTTTTTGTAAAAAATTCAATAAGAGCACTAAGAGCACTAAGAGCAATAGCACCGGAAGGAAATTTAAAGAAAATACCTAATGTTGTTATAGTTGGTGGTTCAGCACTTGATTTTGAAGTTCCTGAAATGATTTTAGCAGAACTTGCAAAGTATAAAATTGTTGCAGGCAGAGGGAATATTAGAAAATCAGAAGGCCCAAGAAATGCTGTAGCAACAGGGCTTACGATGTCTTATTTTTAA
- the rhaS gene encoding rhamnose ABC transporter substrate-binding protein, with product MKKVLATVLTLILVVSLFAGCGKKEAQQTQQTQQTTNSTSNAKKRFAIVFKNAGNPYGEKMMEGFKNAVEELGGEAILKAPDQPTAEAQIQMIEELISQKVDCIAISGNDPDALQPVLQKAMNNGIKVLSLDSAVNPQSRMVHVNQADPERIGRVQIQAIYDMIGGKGEIAVLSATSQATNQNTWIEWMKKELQDPKYKDVKLVKVAYGDDLRDKSVSETEALLKTYPNLKGIIAPTTVGIAAAGKVLTDKGLKGKVQLTGLGLPSEMAEYIESGVCQWMYLWNPIDVGYLAGYAADALVKGTITGKAGEKFNAGRLGEKEVVQVGDGTEIMLGDPFKFDKSNIGEWKKVY from the coding sequence ATGAAAAAAGTATTAGCAACTGTTTTAACTTTAATTCTTGTTGTTTCTTTATTTGCAGGATGTGGCAAGAAAGAAGCCCAACAGACTCAACAAACACAACAAACTACAAATAGTACTTCAAATGCTAAAAAAAGATTTGCAATTGTATTTAAAAATGCAGGAAATCCTTATGGTGAAAAAATGATGGAAGGGTTTAAAAATGCTGTTGAAGAATTAGGAGGAGAAGCAATTTTAAAAGCTCCTGATCAACCTACAGCTGAAGCTCAGATCCAAATGATTGAAGAACTTATTTCACAGAAAGTTGATTGTATTGCAATATCAGGGAATGACCCAGATGCACTTCAACCTGTTTTGCAAAAAGCTATGAATAATGGAATTAAAGTATTATCTTTAGATTCAGCGGTAAATCCTCAAAGCAGAATGGTTCATGTAAATCAGGCAGATCCTGAAAGAATAGGTCGCGTACAGATTCAAGCTATTTATGATATGATTGGTGGAAAAGGTGAAATAGCAGTTTTGAGCGCTACTTCACAGGCAACAAATCAAAATACATGGATAGAATGGATGAAAAAGGAACTCCAAGATCCAAAGTATAAAGATGTAAAGCTTGTAAAGGTAGCTTATGGTGATGATTTAAGGGATAAGAGTGTTTCAGAAACAGAAGCTCTGCTTAAAACATATCCAAATCTAAAAGGTATTATAGCGCCAACTACTGTTGGTATAGCTGCAGCAGGAAAAGTTTTAACGGATAAAGGATTAAAAGGAAAGGTACAATTGACAGGTCTTGGACTTCCAAGTGAAATGGCTGAATATATTGAAAGTGGAGTTTGTCAGTGGATGTATCTTTGGAATCCAATTGACGTTGGATATCTTGCAGGTTATGCAGCAGATGCCCTTGTAAAAGGAACAATAACTGGAAAAGCAGGAGAAAAGTTTAATGCAGGGAGATTGGGTGAAAAGGAAGTTGTTCAAGTTGGAGATGGAACAGAAATAATGCTTGGAGATCCATTTAAATTTGATAAGAGCAACATTGGAGAATGGAAGAAAGTATATTAA
- a CDS encoding L-rhamnose mutarotase has product MEKSNKFAWTWRVKEECLDEYVKMHLDPWPEILEEHSKAGIRNYSIFQNGNQFFYCFECDDVDAAFGYIAKSEICQKWNAITSKMVEGSFDFSEEEPIKPMKEIFYLK; this is encoded by the coding sequence ATGGAAAAGAGCAATAAATTTGCATGGACCTGGAGAGTTAAAGAAGAATGCCTTGATGAATATGTAAAAATGCATCTTGATCCATGGCCGGAAATTTTAGAGGAACATAGCAAGGCAGGAATCAGAAATTACTCTATATTTCAAAATGGAAACCAATTTTTCTATTGCTTTGAGTGTGATGATGTTGATGCAGCCTTTGGCTATATTGCAAAAAGTGAAATATGCCAAAAGTGGAATGCAATAACTTCGAAGATGGTTGAAGGCTCCTTTGACTTTTCAGAGGAAGAACCAATTAAACCAATGAAAGAGATATTTTATCTTAAATAA
- a CDS encoding diol dehydratase small subunit: MKYPISKNIPDKVTTKTGKKIDEINIENIMNGSITSEDIKISKETLLIQADIAKENGRIQLKRNFIRASELVEVPDDVILKIYNLLRPYRATKEELISIAFELKDKYNAESCSKFILEAANIYEKRGILKA, encoded by the coding sequence GTGAAATATCCCATTTCTAAAAACATCCCAGATAAGGTTACAACAAAAACAGGTAAAAAAATAGATGAGATAAATATAGAGAATATTATGAATGGAAGTATAACTTCAGAAGATATAAAAATTTCTAAGGAAACACTTTTAATTCAAGCAGATATTGCAAAAGAAAATGGAAGAATTCAGCTTAAAAGAAATTTTATTAGAGCATCAGAACTTGTTGAAGTACCAGACGATGTAATTTTAAAGATATATAATCTGCTGAGGCCTTATAGAGCAACTAAAGAAGAACTTATATCTATAGCCTTTGAACTAAAAGATAAATATAATGCTGAAAGTTGCTCAAAATTTATACTAGAGGCTGCTAATATATATGAAAAAAGAGGGATTTTAAAAGCCTAA
- a CDS encoding ABC transporter permease, translating into MSEIAYERKSKVSNIAKFRELGLLGFIIIISILVQLRNPSYLTFENLNDMIKNTAILSILSVGMMLVIVTRGIDLSIGATLALSGMVSAMTVSKYTNMSPIVAILIGISIGILCGIIVGFLVSKMSILPIIASLGMMNVFRGVTFLVSKGKWVSANQMPASFKNIATSKIFGINTLIFIAILNFIIFYYFINYTRTGRQIYAVGSNPDSAKISGINNEKIIWMVYIIMGALAGLAGVLWVSKFASAQGDTAMGYEMNVIAACVLGGVNVAGGSGKISGLILGSLLLGILSNALPLINVSPFWQQAIQGVIILTAIIFNTIVKRQVDKNNLMRRKI; encoded by the coding sequence ATGAGTGAAATTGCTTATGAAAGAAAATCCAAAGTCTCAAATATTGCAAAATTTAGAGAACTAGGTCTATTGGGTTTTATAATAATTATTTCAATACTAGTTCAACTACGCAACCCAAGTTATTTAACTTTTGAAAATTTAAACGACATGATAAAAAATACTGCTATATTAAGCATTTTATCTGTTGGAATGATGCTTGTTATTGTAACAAGAGGAATTGATCTTTCAATAGGTGCGACTCTCGCTTTATCAGGCATGGTTTCAGCAATGACAGTAAGTAAATATACAAATATGTCACCGATTGTTGCAATTTTAATAGGAATTAGCATAGGAATTTTGTGTGGCATAATAGTTGGTTTTTTAGTATCAAAAATGTCTATTTTGCCGATAATAGCTTCTTTGGGAATGATGAATGTATTTAGAGGAGTAACGTTTTTAGTCAGTAAAGGCAAATGGGTAAGTGCGAACCAAATGCCTGCAAGTTTTAAAAACATTGCTACAAGCAAAATATTTGGAATAAATACTCTGATATTTATTGCAATTTTGAATTTCATAATATTCTATTATTTTATTAATTATACAAGAACAGGAAGACAGATATATGCAGTTGGAAGCAATCCTGATTCAGCAAAGATAAGCGGAATTAATAATGAAAAAATAATATGGATGGTTTATATAATAATGGGTGCTTTAGCTGGACTTGCTGGAGTGCTTTGGGTATCAAAATTTGCATCAGCACAAGGGGATACTGCAATGGGATATGAAATGAATGTAATTGCTGCCTGTGTACTTGGTGGCGTAAATGTTGCAGGAGGTTCTGGAAAAATTTCAGGTTTAATACTAGGATCTCTTCTACTTGGAATACTAAGTAATGCTCTGCCATTGATAAACGTTTCTCCATTCTGGCAGCAGGCAATTCAAGGAGTAATAATTTTAACAGCAATAATTTTTAATACAATTGTAAAAAGACAGGTTGATAAAAATAATCTCATGAGGAGGAAGATATAA
- a CDS encoding ABC transporter permease codes for MEQRNLIAKKEFDLKSFFFQWEWMLLLLFILINIINANISPYYLDGEKLLDATMAFLDKAFIVLPMTFIIILGDIDISVASTVALSSVIMAVTYNHGVPMQLAILICLLVGTICGFINGYIITKFKELSPMIITLSTMTIYRGIAYIILKDQAAGKFPSWYQFLGWGKIGGIPFILIVFIVFLIIFGVLLHKTTFGRRVYAMGSNITASKFSGIKIDKIKIIIFTLAGFMSAVTALFLTSRMGSTRPNVANGYELDVIAMVVLGGVSTSGGKGNILGTVISIFIIGFLKYGLGLINVPAQVILIIIGLLLIFAVMIPNFKFNFKKI; via the coding sequence ATGGAACAGAGAAATTTAATCGCCAAAAAGGAATTTGATTTAAAAAGCTTCTTCTTCCAATGGGAGTGGATGTTACTACTATTGTTTATTCTTATAAACATTATCAATGCAAACATATCTCCGTATTATTTAGATGGAGAAAAATTACTTGATGCAACTATGGCATTTCTCGATAAGGCATTTATTGTTCTTCCCATGACATTTATTATAATACTTGGTGATATTGATATTTCAGTTGCATCAACGGTTGCTCTTTCATCAGTGATTATGGCAGTTACATATAATCATGGTGTTCCAATGCAGCTTGCAATTTTAATTTGCTTATTAGTTGGAACGATCTGTGGTTTTATAAATGGATATATAATTACGAAATTCAAAGAATTATCACCAATGATTATAACACTTTCTACAATGACTATTTATAGAGGAATTGCTTATATAATATTAAAAGATCAGGCAGCAGGTAAATTCCCAAGTTGGTATCAATTCCTTGGATGGGGTAAAATAGGAGGTATTCCTTTTATATTGATTGTATTTATTGTGTTCCTGATAATTTTTGGTGTTTTGCTACATAAAACAACCTTTGGAAGACGTGTTTATGCTATGGGTAGTAATATAACAGCGAGTAAATTTTCTGGAATTAAAATAGATAAAATAAAAATAATTATTTTTACTTTAGCAGGTTTTATGTCTGCTGTGACTGCACTTTTCCTAACATCAAGGATGGGGAGCACACGTCCTAATGTTGCAAATGGCTATGAACTTGATGTTATCGCTATGGTTGTTTTAGGTGGAGTAAGTACTTCAGGTGGAAAAGGAAACATCTTAGGAACTGTAATTTCAATTTTCATTATAGGATTCTTAAAATATGGTTTAGGGCTTATAAACGTGCCGGCACAAGTAATTTTAATAATAATTGGTCTTTTACTTATATTTGCAGTTATGATACCAAATTTTAAGTTTAATTTTAAAAAAATTTAA
- a CDS encoding sugar ABC transporter ATP-binding protein has protein sequence MSEYILELRGITKIFPGVKALDHVHFQLKPGEIHALMGENGAGKSTFIKVITGVHSPDAGEIYLNGQKVEFKNPKDAQKMGIAAIYQHVTCYPDLSVTENIFMGHEKIDKRTKRILWKQMHDDAKKLLKELGSDIDPKTQMGALSVAQQQIVEIAKALSTNAKIIIMDEPTAALTKRESEQLYKITEQLRDNGASIIFISHRFEDMYRLASRVTVFRDSKYIGTWGVDEITNEQLIVAMVGREVTQMFPKKQVKIGEELLRVEGIGKTGYFADVSFTLHKGEILGLTGLVGAGRSEVCQSLFGIMPYDKGKVYIEGKEVHIKSPIDAINLGIGYLPEDRQKQGLILQWGIGKNVTLPTIDKYSKKGWLNDKKETEISKELLEKVNVKAKSIFDLASSLSGGNQQKVVFAKLLAADLKVIILDEPTKGVDVGAKAAICEIMSELASQGYGIILISSEMPEVLGMSDRIVVMREGRVTRILDRKDATQEAILEAAMVSKTAV, from the coding sequence TTGTCAGAGTATATTCTTGAGCTTAGAGGTATAACAAAGATATTTCCAGGTGTTAAAGCTTTAGACCATGTCCATTTTCAGTTGAAGCCAGGTGAAATACACGCTTTAATGGGAGAAAATGGTGCAGGAAAATCTACATTTATAAAAGTTATTACGGGAGTTCACTCCCCAGATGCAGGAGAAATTTACTTAAATGGACAAAAAGTTGAGTTTAAAAACCCCAAGGATGCACAAAAAATGGGTATTGCAGCAATTTATCAGCATGTTACCTGCTATCCTGATCTTAGCGTTACTGAGAATATATTTATGGGCCATGAAAAGATAGATAAAAGAACAAAAAGAATATTATGGAAACAGATGCATGATGATGCTAAAAAGCTTCTTAAAGAGCTTGGATCTGATATTGATCCTAAAACACAAATGGGAGCATTAAGTGTGGCACAACAGCAGATTGTTGAAATTGCAAAAGCTCTCTCTACTAATGCGAAAATCATTATTATGGATGAACCAACAGCTGCATTAACAAAAAGAGAGAGCGAACAGCTCTATAAAATTACAGAACAATTAAGAGACAATGGTGCATCAATAATATTTATATCTCATAGATTCGAAGACATGTACAGACTTGCGAGTAGAGTTACGGTATTTAGAGACTCAAAATATATAGGAACTTGGGGAGTAGATGAAATTACAAATGAGCAACTTATAGTCGCAATGGTAGGTCGTGAAGTTACTCAAATGTTTCCTAAAAAACAGGTAAAAATAGGAGAAGAACTGCTTAGAGTAGAAGGAATTGGGAAAACAGGTTATTTTGCTGATGTTTCATTTACTCTTCATAAAGGAGAAATACTTGGTCTTACAGGTCTTGTTGGTGCTGGGCGAAGTGAAGTTTGCCAATCTCTGTTTGGTATTATGCCTTATGATAAAGGTAAAGTATATATAGAAGGAAAAGAAGTCCATATAAAAAGTCCGATAGATGCTATAAACTTGGGTATTGGATATTTACCAGAAGACAGGCAAAAACAGGGATTAATATTACAATGGGGAATAGGTAAAAATGTTACTTTACCAACAATTGATAAGTATTCAAAAAAAGGATGGTTAAATGATAAAAAAGAAACAGAGATTTCTAAAGAGCTATTAGAGAAAGTAAATGTAAAAGCAAAAAGTATATTTGATTTAGCAAGTTCCTTATCAGGTGGAAATCAGCAGAAAGTAGTATTTGCAAAACTTCTTGCTGCTGATTTGAAGGTTATAATACTTGATGAACCTACAAAAGGTGTTGATGTTGGGGCTAAAGCAGCAATATGTGAGATAATGAGTGAGCTTGCAAGCCAAGGATATGGAATAATTTTGATTTCCTCTGAAATGCCAGAAGTTCTTGGAATGAGTGACAGAATTGTAGTTATGAGAGAAGGACGAGTAACAAGAATACTTGATAGAAAAGATGCAACTCAAGAAGCGATACTCGAAGCAGCAATGGTATCAAAGACCGCAGTATAG
- a CDS encoding propanediol/glycerol family dehydratase large subunit: MKRSRRFEILEKRAVNQDGFIDEWPEKGFVAMKSPYDPKPSIQIKDDLIIEMDGKKRDDFDFIDTFIADYAIDIEQAEISMKMESLQIARMLVDINVDRKTIVKIISGLTPAKIVEVVNYLNVVEMMMAMQKMRARKIPSNQAHVTNLKDNPVLIAADAAEGALRGFREEETTVGVARYAPLNAIALLIGSQVGKRGVLTQCAVEEATELELGMRGFTTYAETMSVYGTESVFIDGDDTPYSKAFLASAYASRGLKMRFTSGTGSEVLMGNAEKKSMLYLETRCIMVTRGAGVQGLQNGSVSCIGITSAVPSGIRAVLAENLIAAMLDLEVASSNDQTFTHSDMRRTARTMMQFLPGTDFIFSGYSATPNYDNMFAGSNFDAEDFDDYNVLQRDLMIDGGLRPVKEEDVIKVRYKAAKVLQALFKQLNLSKISDEEVEAATYAHGSYDMPERDMIADLEAVNEIMKNKITGVDIVKALVSAGYPDVAESILNMLKQRVSGDYMQTSAILDEDFNVLSAINLPNDYMGPGTGYRISEKRWEEIKNIPYIINPDDI, translated from the coding sequence ATGAAGCGTTCAAGGAGATTTGAAATTCTTGAAAAAAGGGCTGTAAATCAGGATGGATTTATAGATGAATGGCCGGAAAAAGGCTTTGTTGCAATGAAAAGCCCCTATGATCCAAAACCTTCGATTCAAATTAAAGATGATTTAATAATTGAAATGGATGGTAAAAAAAGAGATGACTTTGATTTTATAGATACATTTATAGCAGATTATGCAATAGATATCGAACAAGCTGAAATATCTATGAAAATGGAATCATTACAAATTGCAAGAATGCTTGTTGATATAAATGTTGATAGAAAAACAATTGTAAAAATAATATCTGGTCTTACTCCTGCAAAAATTGTTGAAGTAGTTAATTATCTTAATGTTGTTGAAATGATGATGGCTATGCAAAAGATGAGAGCAAGAAAAATACCATCAAATCAGGCTCATGTTACTAATTTAAAAGATAATCCTGTGCTAATTGCAGCAGATGCAGCAGAAGGAGCCTTAAGAGGTTTTCGTGAGGAAGAAACAACTGTTGGTGTTGCAAGATATGCACCACTTAATGCGATAGCTCTTCTTATAGGTTCACAGGTCGGGAAAAGAGGAGTTTTAACTCAATGTGCAGTTGAAGAAGCAACAGAGCTTGAACTTGGTATGAGAGGGTTTACAACTTATGCTGAAACTATGTCGGTATATGGAACAGAAAGTGTATTTATAGATGGAGATGATACACCCTATTCAAAAGCTTTTCTTGCATCAGCCTATGCATCAAGAGGTCTTAAGATGAGATTTACATCAGGGACAGGCTCAGAGGTTTTAATGGGAAATGCTGAAAAAAAGTCGATGCTTTACCTAGAAACAAGATGCATAATGGTTACAAGAGGAGCAGGAGTACAAGGACTTCAAAATGGTTCTGTAAGCTGTATAGGAATAACGTCAGCAGTACCATCAGGAATAAGGGCTGTACTCGCTGAAAATCTTATTGCAGCAATGCTTGATCTTGAGGTTGCATCAAGTAATGATCAAACATTCACACACTCAGATATGAGAAGAACAGCAAGAACTATGATGCAGTTTCTGCCAGGTACAGATTTTATTTTTTCAGGTTATTCAGCAACTCCAAATTACGATAATATGTTTGCAGGTTCAAATTTTGATGCAGAGGATTTCGATGATTATAATGTGCTTCAAAGGGATTTAATGATTGATGGAGGTTTAAGGCCTGTAAAAGAAGAGGATGTTATTAAAGTAAGGTATAAAGCTGCAAAAGTTCTTCAAGCTTTATTTAAGCAGCTTAATCTTTCAAAAATTTCTGATGAAGAAGTTGAAGCGGCTACTTATGCGCATGGAAGTTATGATATGCCGGAGAGGGATATGATTGCTGACCTTGAAGCTGTAAATGAAATAATGAAAAACAAAATAACGGGAGTTGACATAGTAAAAGCCCTTGTATCTGCTGGTTATCCAGATGTTGCAGAAAGTATTTTGAATATGCTAAAGCAGCGTGTTTCAGGAGATTATATGCAAACGTCAGCAATTCTTGATGAAGATTTTAATGTACTTAGTGCTATAAATCTTCCCAATGATTATATGGGCCCAGGAACTGGTTATAGGATAAGTGAGAAAAGGTGGGAAGAAATTAAAAACATACCATATATCATAAATCCTGATGATATTTAG
- a CDS encoding propanediol/glycerol family dehydratase medium subunit — protein MQIDERLLKEITRLVIEELSKVNNSEAKNKDRCIGYFREIGPAKKGQDIREVVIGIGPAFGESIKHTINGIEHKDVIKEIMAGIEEEGMIPRIVKIYKTSDVAFIGKEAAILSGSGIGIGIQSKGTAIIHQKDLYPLTNLELFSQAPLLTLKDYRDIGKNAARYAKGVIVKPISIRNDFMSRPKYQVKAAVMHIKETEKINKNYAPIELKLLKG, from the coding sequence ATGCAAATTGATGAAAGATTATTAAAAGAAATTACAAGATTAGTAATCGAAGAGTTAAGTAAAGTTAATAATTCTGAAGCTAAAAACAAAGATAGATGCATAGGATATTTTAGAGAAATAGGGCCAGCAAAAAAGGGACAGGATATAAGAGAAGTTGTGATAGGTATAGGACCTGCATTTGGAGAATCTATAAAACATACAATAAATGGTATTGAACATAAGGATGTAATAAAAGAAATAATGGCAGGTATAGAAGAAGAAGGAATGATACCAAGGATAGTAAAGATTTATAAGACATCAGATGTTGCTTTTATTGGAAAAGAAGCTGCAATTTTAAGTGGATCAGGTATTGGAATCGGAATCCAATCAAAAGGAACAGCAATAATACATCAAAAAGACTTATATCCATTAACAAATCTTGAATTATTTTCACAAGCACCACTTTTAACCCTTAAAGATTATAGAGATATTGGCAAAAATGCAGCAAGATATGCAAAAGGAGTTATAGTTAAGCCAATATCAATAAGGAATGATTTCATGTCAAGACCAAAATATCAAGTAAAGGCTGCGGTTATGCATATTAAAGAAACAGAGAAAATTAATAAAAACTATGCTCCAATTGAATTAAAGTTACTTAAGGGGTGA